The following nucleotide sequence is from Staphylococcus chromogenes.
CTTCACAAACACCCATATCCTCTTCATCTGTTGTGAAATTGTCTAACTTTTTATCCTTACATTGTGTTTCGATTGTAAATCGCACAATGGATATTCAATTACAAAGTTTAGACGGTCTTTCAAAATCTGAAGTGACTTTTTTAAATCAACTTATTGATTTGATTCATCGTGAGGTTGCAAGTGAATCTTCGCGTATATATTTAGGTGGTAAACACCAACTCATCGAGAGATTAAATGAAACAAACGTTTCAGCCATACAAACCATCCTAAAATATATCGAATCAAACCAAATAACAGATTTACTAGATGAAATGGTGGATTCAAGTATCTCGATTAAAATTGGTCATGAGATTGAACAGGATGTTGAAAATATAGCAATTTTAACTCGAAGATATGAGATTGATCATGCACTGAACGGTTATGTTGCCGTTATCGGTCCTACAGCAATGCATTATCAAAATGTGATTCAATTGCTTAGTCGAATTTCATAAGTATTTCATTTATCGAATTAAAGTATGGAGGTTTCAAAATGTCTGAAGAAAAAGATTTTTCTGCACAAGAAACAAACGAAGAAAATACTAACGATGACGTTACTCAAAATGCTGCAGAACCATCAACAAACTCTGATTCAGCATCAACTGAAGAAGTTGATACTGAGGTTAACCAAGAGGATGTTGATCCAAAAGACGAGGAAATTGCGTCATTAAAAACTCAAGTTGATCAAGAACAAGAAAAATATTTACGTCTCTATGCTGAGTTTGAAAATTATAAAAGACGTATCCAAAAAGAAAATGACACACAAAGAAAATATCAAGCACAGGGGGTTTTAAGTGATGTCCTACCTGCTTTAGATAATTTCGAACGTGCCTTACAAATAGAAGGTGATGATGAATCATTCAATTCACTTAAAAAAGGGGTAGAAATGGTTTATAGTAGCCTTGTTAAAGCTTTAGAAGACAACGGTCTTGAAGCGATTAAATCAGAAGGTGAGGCGTTTGATCCAAACTATCACCAAGCTGTTGTTCAAGATAATAATCCAGATTTCGAATCTGGACATATTACTGAGGAACTGCAAAAAGGTTACAAATTAAAAGATCGCGTTTTAAGACCTTCAATGGTAAAAGTAAATCAATAGTTTTGACGAAACTTACCAACCTATGTAAAAATAACAATGTTTGAATTTAGGAGGAATTTGATTATGAGTAAAGTAATTGGAATTGACTTAGGAACAACAAACTCTTGTGTATCTGTATTAGAAGGCGATGAGCCAAAAGTAATCCAAAATCCAGAAGGCGCACGTACAACTCCTTCAGTTGTTGCATTTAAAAATGGTGAAACTCAAGTCGGAGAAGTAGCAAAACGTCAAGCCATCACAAACCCAAATACGATCCAATCCATTAAACGTCATATGGGTACAGATTATAAAGAAAATATTGATGGTAAAGACTACACACCACAAGAAATTTCAGCGATGATTCTACAAAACTTAAAAAATACTGCTGAAAGTTATTTAGGCGAAAAAGTTGAAAAAGCAGTTATTACAGTTCCTGCATACTTTAACGATGGTGAACGTCAAGCAACTAAAGATGCTGGTAAAATTGCTGGTTTAGAAGTAGAACGTATCATTAATGAACCAACAGCTGCTGCTTTAGCTTATGGTTTAGATAAAACTGATAAAGATGAAAAA
It contains:
- the hrcA gene encoding heat-inducible transcriptional repressor HrcA, producing MITKRQLSILNAIVEDYVELGQPIGSNTIIQRHNVNVSPATIRNDMKLLESKELIVKTHTSSGRIPSEAGFRLYANRLLKQPMKDNKQNNININEMYLKHHFDISSTLDNFAEDFSNQSHYTTLVVGPDHSKVAILDIKLMKVHDYHLIIVLIYETGHVKHLHLSSQTPISSSSVVKLSNFLSLHCVSIVNRTMDIQLQSLDGLSKSEVTFLNQLIDLIHREVASESSRIYLGGKHQLIERLNETNVSAIQTILKYIESNQITDLLDEMVDSSISIKIGHEIEQDVENIAILTRRYEIDHALNGYVAVIGPTAMHYQNVIQLLSRIS
- the grpE gene encoding nucleotide exchange factor GrpE, producing the protein MSEEKDFSAQETNEENTNDDVTQNAAEPSTNSDSASTEEVDTEVNQEDVDPKDEEIASLKTQVDQEQEKYLRLYAEFENYKRRIQKENDTQRKYQAQGVLSDVLPALDNFERALQIEGDDESFNSLKKGVEMVYSSLVKALEDNGLEAIKSEGEAFDPNYHQAVVQDNNPDFESGHITEELQKGYKLKDRVLRPSMVKVNQ